A single Pedobacter sp. PACM 27299 DNA region contains:
- the recQ gene encoding DNA helicase RecQ, producing the protein MDVKKSLFDNLQTFFGFDNFKGDQESIITNVLEGKNTFVIMPTGGGKSICYQLPALMSEGTAIVISPLIALMKNQVDQLRAFGGSDSIAHFLNSSLNKAEITQVKSDLLSGQTKLLYVAPESLSKPDNIEFLKLIKISFVAVDEAHCISEWGHDFRPEYRKIRQVISGLGEDIPIIALTATATPKVQQDIIKNLQMSDATLFKSSFNRPNLFYEIRPKRDVIKEMIRYIKYNTGKSGIIYCLSRKKVEEVAEALNLNGIKALPYHAGLEPKVRADTQDKFLMEDVEVIVATIAFGMGIDKPDVRFVIHHDIPKSMEGYYQETGRAGRDGGEGVCIAFYAQKDVDKLAKFMKDKPVSEREIGTQILKEVIDYAESGVCRRKQILHYFGENFNETGCNCMCDNCKKPKKLFEAEDNLLVLLKLIQRIGEKFDDAHILNIFTGSETAQTIAYEHGKIPEFGLGMVEGENYWKSLIRQSVLNNFLSKDIDNYGLLRLTNNGRDFIENPYSLKFVLNEPIESAADDDEDDVKHGSGTLDTQLLQLLKDLRKKIAKQKNVPPFVVFQDPSLEEMCTHYPIAMDELKQISGVGNGKAMKFGSPFIELIKKYVEDNDIERPIDLIIKTQANKSQLKVSIIQNVDRQISLEDIAKSKGITYFDILKEIEAIVNSGTKLNLNYFVDELIDEDRQDEVFDYFQSAENDSIDEALKELGEADYSREEIQLMRIKFMSELGN; encoded by the coding sequence CTGCGCTTATGAGCGAGGGAACTGCAATTGTTATATCGCCCCTGATTGCCCTGATGAAAAATCAGGTAGATCAGCTGAGGGCATTTGGTGGAAGCGACAGCATTGCACACTTTTTAAACTCTTCTTTAAATAAAGCAGAAATTACCCAGGTAAAAAGTGATCTGCTCAGTGGACAAACCAAATTGCTGTACGTTGCCCCGGAATCATTGTCTAAACCAGATAATATTGAATTCTTAAAGCTCATCAAGATCTCTTTTGTAGCGGTGGATGAAGCCCACTGTATTTCGGAATGGGGACACGATTTTCGTCCTGAATACCGAAAAATCAGACAGGTCATCAGCGGACTGGGAGAGGATATTCCAATTATCGCTTTAACGGCTACAGCAACCCCGAAAGTACAGCAGGATATCATTAAGAATTTACAGATGTCTGATGCAACCTTGTTTAAATCTTCTTTTAACAGGCCGAACTTATTTTATGAGATTCGCCCGAAAAGAGATGTCATCAAGGAAATGATCAGGTACATCAAGTACAATACCGGAAAATCTGGAATCATTTACTGTCTGAGCCGTAAAAAGGTGGAAGAAGTAGCGGAAGCACTCAACCTGAATGGCATTAAGGCCCTGCCTTATCATGCCGGTCTGGAGCCTAAAGTACGTGCAGATACACAGGATAAATTCCTGATGGAAGATGTAGAGGTGATTGTAGCTACCATCGCTTTTGGGATGGGAATCGACAAGCCCGATGTGCGTTTCGTGATCCACCATGATATCCCTAAAAGTATGGAAGGGTATTATCAGGAAACTGGTAGAGCCGGAAGAGACGGCGGTGAAGGGGTATGTATTGCTTTTTATGCGCAGAAAGATGTAGATAAACTGGCGAAATTCATGAAGGATAAGCCGGTGTCTGAACGGGAAATCGGAACACAGATCCTGAAGGAAGTGATCGACTATGCCGAATCAGGCGTTTGCCGTAGAAAACAGATCCTGCATTATTTTGGTGAAAACTTCAATGAAACAGGCTGTAATTGTATGTGCGACAACTGTAAAAAGCCTAAGAAACTTTTTGAAGCAGAAGATAACCTCTTGGTTCTATTGAAATTAATCCAGCGTATCGGCGAGAAGTTCGACGATGCGCATATACTGAACATCTTTACCGGATCTGAAACGGCTCAAACCATCGCTTACGAGCATGGCAAGATTCCTGAATTCGGTTTAGGAATGGTAGAAGGAGAAAACTATTGGAAGTCCTTAATCCGTCAGTCCGTATTGAACAACTTCCTCTCTAAAGATATTGACAATTATGGCCTTTTAAGGCTGACTAATAACGGTAGAGACTTTATCGAGAATCCATACAGCCTAAAATTTGTACTCAATGAGCCGATAGAAAGTGCGGCTGATGATGATGAAGATGATGTGAAACATGGATCCGGAACTTTAGATACCCAGCTGCTGCAGCTGTTAAAGGATCTGAGAAAGAAAATCGCCAAGCAAAAGAATGTACCGCCATTCGTCGTGTTTCAGGATCCTTCGCTGGAAGAAATGTGTACGCATTATCCGATTGCAATGGATGAGCTGAAACAGATCTCAGGAGTAGGAAATGGAAAGGCCATGAAGTTCGGTTCGCCATTCATTGAGCTGATTAAAAAATATGTAGAAGACAATGATATTGAACGCCCGATTGACCTGATCATTAAAACGCAGGCCAACAAATCGCAGCTGAAAGTATCTATTATTCAAAATGTAGACAGACAAATCAGTTTAGAAGACATTGCTAAATCTAAAGGCATTACTTATTTCGATATTTTGAAAGAGATTGAAGCCATTGTGAACTCCGGAACAAAGTTAAACCTGAATTATTTTGTAGATGAATTGATTGATGAAGACCGTCAGGATGAAGTATTCGATTACTTCCAATCTGCGGAAAATGATTCTATTGATGAAGCATTGAAAGAATTAGGAGAAGCCGATTATTCCCGTGAAGAGATTCAATTGATGCGCATCAAGTTCATGTCTGAACTAGGTAATTAA
- the kdsA gene encoding 3-deoxy-8-phosphooctulonate synthase, which produces MINFSLDNLKHQESGNFFLMAGPCAIEGEEIAMRIAEKIITITDKLEIPFIFKGSYRKANRSKGGSFTGIGDEKALKILEKIGKTFNVPTVTDIHESAEAAMAAAYVDVLQIPAFLCRQTDLLIAAAKTGKVVNVKKGQFLSAGSMKFAVEKIVESGNHKVILTDRGNTFGYQDLIVDYRGLPEMQSFGVPVVMDCTHSLQQPNQSSGVTGGKPELIETIAKAAIAVGADGLFIETHPDPANAKSDGANMLHLDLLEDLLVKLVRIRKAVI; this is translated from the coding sequence ATGATCAATTTTTCACTAGATAATTTAAAACACCAGGAATCAGGAAATTTCTTTTTAATGGCAGGACCATGCGCCATTGAAGGAGAAGAAATCGCTATGCGCATCGCAGAGAAGATCATCACGATTACTGATAAGTTAGAAATTCCCTTCATTTTTAAAGGTTCCTACCGTAAAGCCAACCGTTCTAAAGGTGGTTCTTTCACCGGAATCGGAGATGAGAAGGCTTTGAAGATTTTAGAAAAGATAGGTAAGACTTTTAATGTGCCTACGGTAACTGACATTCATGAAAGTGCAGAAGCGGCAATGGCTGCGGCCTATGTGGATGTATTACAGATCCCAGCTTTTCTTTGTCGCCAAACCGATCTGCTCATCGCTGCTGCGAAAACAGGAAAGGTAGTCAACGTGAAGAAAGGTCAGTTTTTGTCCGCAGGATCTATGAAGTTTGCTGTAGAAAAGATTGTAGAATCTGGAAACCATAAAGTAATCCTGACAGATCGTGGCAACACTTTCGGTTATCAGGACCTGATTGTGGATTATCGTGGATTACCGGAAATGCAAAGCTTCGGAGTGCCGGTAGTAATGGATTGTACACATTCCCTGCAGCAGCCAAACCAGAGTTCTGGCGTAACAGGCGGTAAACCTGAACTGATTGAAACGATCGCTAAAGCTGCAATTGCAGTAGGCGCAGATGGATTATTCATTGAAACACATCCTGATCCTGCAAATGCAAAATCAGATGGTGCAAATATGTTACACCTGGATTTACTGGAAGATTTACTGGTAAAACTAGTAAGAATTAGAAAAGCGGTTATTTAA
- a CDS encoding OmpA family protein — translation MKKISVALFLSFLMVLGATAQTSTIKKAMASFDKAQGLLNDNQYPEAISALKESVKADPSFQNALLQLAELNRRIKSYEEAAVYYRKALELNPNSELRIYYGLGESELYSGDYQNALKHLSLFISKYTGNDAAFLARAKKYQKDCAFAIEALKKPQQYEPLNLGPKINTVYRDYFPAITADDETLIFSRNIDGNEDFFISKKTNNEWGNALPLSSNINTPQFNEGAQSISPDGLYLFFTGCNRPNGLGRCDIYVSHKEGNNWAEPFNLGAPVNSAYWESQPAISPDGNTLYFVSNRPGGIGGYDIWKSNLNADGDWSAPVNLGPEINTPYDENTPFLHADGKTLYFSSDGWPGMGNKDIFISRMQDNGHWSTPLNMGYPINTFNEESGMIVSPNGSTAFFSSNLKDGYGDMDIYQFKLPLDKQPMPITYVKGVVRDKESGKFLDAKVQVVNLLSKNTAYSDYTDKENGEFLAVMPIGGNYAFNASADGYLFYSENYELGTGSRTQPFLLEINLERLKVGNNMVLKNIFFDTNEYRLLPASVTELHTLIELLKSNLNLEIEIQGHTDNVGNELQNEKLSLNRAKAVYDELIAQKIDPSRLSFKGYGENKPIAGNDTEAQRKQNRRTSFLITKI, via the coding sequence TTGAAAAAAATATCTGTTGCTCTTTTTCTGTCTTTCCTGATGGTTCTTGGTGCTACAGCCCAGACTTCCACCATCAAGAAAGCCATGGCCAGCTTCGACAAAGCGCAGGGCCTTTTAAATGACAACCAATATCCTGAAGCCATTTCCGCACTCAAGGAATCCGTTAAGGCTGATCCCTCCTTTCAAAATGCCCTTCTACAGCTTGCAGAATTAAATAGAAGAATTAAATCCTACGAAGAAGCTGCTGTTTATTATCGGAAAGCCCTTGAACTGAATCCAAATTCAGAACTACGAATCTATTATGGACTAGGAGAATCTGAACTTTATAGCGGTGATTATCAAAATGCCTTAAAACACCTCAGCTTATTCATCAGTAAATACACCGGTAATGATGCTGCTTTTCTCGCCAGGGCAAAGAAATACCAGAAAGATTGTGCCTTTGCTATTGAGGCCCTAAAGAAACCTCAGCAATACGAACCCCTCAACCTTGGTCCTAAAATCAATACTGTATACCGGGATTATTTCCCTGCCATTACCGCCGACGATGAGACGCTTATTTTTAGTAGAAATATCGATGGAAACGAAGATTTCTTCATTTCTAAAAAGACAAATAATGAATGGGGTAACGCCCTCCCCTTAAGCAGCAACATCAATACACCTCAATTCAATGAAGGTGCACAATCCATTTCCCCAGACGGATTATATCTGTTTTTTACTGGATGTAACCGTCCTAATGGCCTGGGCAGATGCGACATTTACGTGAGTCATAAAGAAGGGAATAACTGGGCTGAACCTTTTAACCTTGGTGCCCCAGTAAACAGTGCTTATTGGGAATCTCAGCCTGCTATTAGTCCGGATGGCAACACGCTTTACTTTGTGAGCAACAGACCCGGTGGAATTGGCGGTTACGACATCTGGAAATCAAACCTCAACGCAGATGGCGACTGGTCGGCTCCGGTCAATCTTGGTCCGGAAATTAACACCCCTTATGATGAAAATACTCCATTTTTACATGCAGATGGGAAGACGCTATACTTCTCTTCAGATGGATGGCCAGGAATGGGCAATAAAGATATTTTCATCAGTCGTATGCAAGACAATGGTCATTGGAGTACTCCATTAAACATGGGATATCCGATCAATACCTTCAATGAAGAAAGTGGAATGATCGTGAGTCCGAATGGTAGCACCGCTTTTTTCTCTTCGAATTTAAAAGATGGTTATGGCGATATGGACATTTACCAGTTTAAACTTCCGCTGGATAAGCAGCCTATGCCCATCACTTATGTAAAAGGAGTGGTTCGCGATAAAGAAAGCGGGAAATTTCTGGATGCAAAAGTACAGGTAGTCAACCTGCTGAGCAAAAATACGGCTTACAGCGACTATACTGATAAAGAAAATGGAGAATTCCTTGCGGTCATGCCTATAGGCGGTAATTATGCGTTCAATGCCAGTGCAGATGGCTACCTCTTCTATTCAGAAAATTATGAATTAGGTACGGGAAGCAGGACGCAGCCCTTTCTCCTGGAGATCAACCTGGAGCGCTTAAAAGTGGGCAACAACATGGTGTTGAAAAATATCTTTTTTGATACCAATGAATATCGGCTCCTCCCGGCATCTGTGACCGAACTGCATACCCTGATTGAGCTGTTAAAAAGCAACCTTAATCTGGAAATAGAAATCCAGGGGCATACAGACAATGTAGGAAATGAACTACAGAACGAAAAGCTGTCCTTAAATCGTGCTAAAGCTGTCTATGACGAACTGATCGCTCAAAAGATCGATCCTTCCAGGCTGAGCTTTAAAGGCTATGGGGAAAACAAGCCTATTGCAGGTAATGATACAGAGGCGCAGCGCAAACAAAACAGAAGAACTTCCTTCCTGATTACTAAAATCTAA
- a CDS encoding 7-carboxy-7-deazaguanine synthase QueE yields the protein MAHNIPADGTLLPLMEEFYTIQGEGFNTGKAAYFIRLGGCDVGCHWCDVKESWDAELHPLTSADDIVAKADTFPGKAVVITGGEPLIYNLDYLTQKLKEKNILTFIETSGAYPLSGTWDWICLSPKKFKAPRPDITPFANELKVIVFNKSDFEWAEQYAATVSDTCKLYLQPEWSKSKEITPLIIDYVMANPKWEISLQTHKYLNIP from the coding sequence ATGGCACACAATATACCAGCAGACGGCACATTACTTCCATTAATGGAAGAATTTTACACCATACAGGGCGAAGGATTTAACACAGGAAAAGCGGCTTATTTTATTCGTTTGGGAGGCTGCGATGTAGGTTGCCACTGGTGTGATGTGAAAGAAAGCTGGGATGCAGAACTACACCCACTGACTTCAGCAGATGATATTGTGGCCAAAGCAGATACCTTTCCAGGTAAAGCGGTGGTCATTACCGGTGGTGAGCCATTAATTTATAATCTGGATTATTTAACCCAAAAATTAAAGGAGAAAAATATCCTTACTTTCATTGAAACTTCCGGAGCTTATCCCCTTTCAGGTACCTGGGACTGGATTTGTCTTTCTCCAAAGAAATTTAAAGCCCCTCGTCCAGACATCACGCCATTCGCCAATGAGTTAAAAGTGATTGTGTTCAACAAGAGTGATTTTGAATGGGCAGAGCAATATGCTGCAACCGTTTCTGATACCTGCAAATTATACCTGCAGCCAGAATGGTCTAAGTCAAAGGAAATTACGCCATTGATTATTGATTACGTGATGGCAAACCCAAAATGGGAAATTTCTTTACAAACACATAAATATTTAAATATCCCTTAA
- a CDS encoding Rieske (2Fe-2S) protein: MLKWYKLEGSFPEHDFVEQIKVNGKKLCLVRHQDQTFVVQNSCPHAGGILSGGTCKNGYLICPIHRWEYNLETGRGAEGQGDYIDTYPVETRVDGIYVGLKESWIKKLFS, from the coding sequence ATGCTGAAGTGGTATAAATTGGAAGGCAGCTTCCCGGAGCATGATTTCGTGGAACAGATTAAAGTGAATGGGAAAAAATTATGTCTGGTGAGACATCAGGACCAGACTTTCGTAGTTCAAAACAGCTGTCCCCATGCAGGAGGAATTCTGAGTGGAGGTACTTGTAAAAATGGTTACCTGATTTGTCCGATACACCGATGGGAATACAACCTGGAAACGGGAAGAGGGGCAGAGGGACAAGGAGATTATATTGACACTTACCCGGTAGAAACAAGGGTTGATGGAATTTATGTCGGCTTAAAAGAAAGCTGGATAAAAAAGCTCTTTAGTTGA
- a CDS encoding bifunctional 5,10-methylenetetrahydrofolate dehydrogenase/5,10-methenyltetrahydrofolate cyclohydrolase, with translation MQLLDGKFASEKIKLEIAAEAASFLAESGRKPHLVAILVGNDGGSETYVASKMKNCEKVGFQSSLIRYDNSVTEAELLQKIEEINQDAGVDGLIVQLPLPKHIDPEKVTETIDYRKDVDGFHPVNLGRMMRNLPCFIPATPYGIMLMLQAYEIDTTGKHCVVVGRSNIVGSPMSILMARNANPGNCTVTLTHSKTANLKELALQADIIVAAIGKKNFVTADMVKPGAIIIDVGINRETSTETKSGYKLYGDVDFENVAPKASWITPVPGGVGLMTIVGLLKNTLASAKKEIYS, from the coding sequence ATGCAGTTACTTGACGGAAAATTCGCATCAGAAAAAATAAAACTGGAAATCGCAGCTGAAGCTGCTTCCTTCTTAGCTGAAAGTGGCAGAAAACCACATTTAGTGGCCATCTTAGTAGGTAATGATGGTGGCAGCGAAACCTATGTTGCCAGCAAAATGAAAAACTGTGAAAAGGTAGGTTTTCAATCTTCTCTGATCAGATACGACAATTCGGTCACAGAAGCAGAATTGCTGCAAAAGATAGAAGAGATCAATCAGGATGCTGGTGTAGATGGACTGATTGTTCAATTGCCACTTCCTAAGCATATCGATCCTGAAAAAGTAACTGAAACTATTGATTACCGAAAAGATGTAGATGGATTTCATCCGGTAAATCTGGGACGTATGATGAGGAACCTTCCTTGTTTCATCCCTGCTACTCCTTATGGCATTATGTTAATGCTTCAGGCATACGAGATTGATACCACTGGAAAACATTGCGTAGTAGTGGGTAGAAGTAACATTGTAGGTAGTCCGATGAGCATTCTGATGGCCAGAAATGCCAACCCCGGAAACTGTACCGTAACCTTAACGCACAGCAAAACTGCGAACTTGAAAGAGCTGGCTTTACAGGCTGACATTATCGTTGCTGCAATTGGTAAAAAGAACTTTGTAACTGCAGATATGGTGAAGCCAGGTGCGATCATCATTGATGTGGGTATCAATAGAGAAACTTCTACAGAAACCAAATCTGGTTATAAGTTATATGGAGATGTAGACTTTGAAAATGTAGCTCCTAAAGCTTCATGGATCACTCCAGTTCCTGGAGGTGTTGGTCTGATGACTATTGTAGGCTTGTTGAAAAACACATTGGCCTCTGCAAAGAAGGAAATCTATTCTTAA
- the lepA gene encoding translation elongation factor 4, whose protein sequence is MKHIRNFCIIAHIDHGKSTLADRLLEYTGTITQREAQAQLLDNMDLERERGITIKSHAIQMNYKVGDIEYNFNLIDTPGHVDFSYEVSRSIAACEGALLIVDASQGIQAQTISNLYLALEHDLEIIPILNKMDLPGAMPEEVKDQIIDLIGCKREDIIPASGKTGMGIPDIIQAIVDRVPAPVGDPEAPLQALIFDSVFNPFRGIIAYYKVVNGQIKKGDKVKFINTGKQYLADEVGILKLDMSPRSVVKTGDVGYIISGIKEAREVKVGDTITTVDRPSTDSIQGFEEVKPMVFAGIYPVDTDEFEELREAMHKLQLNDASIVFEPESSAALGFGFRCGFLGMLHMEIIQERLEREFNMTVITTVPNVSYIAKTTKGEVISVNNPSDLPDPSKLDAVEEPFIKANIITKADFVGPVMSLCIQKRGIIVNQSYLTSDRVELVFEMPMGEIVFDFYDKLKTISKGYASFDYHQIGYRKSDLVRLDMLLNEEPVDALSSLIHRSNAYDFGKKICEKLRELIPRQQFEIKIQASIGAKVIARETLSALRKDVTAKCYGGDISRKRKLLEKQKAGKKRMRQVGNVEIPQSAFMAVLKLD, encoded by the coding sequence ATGAAGCACATACGTAATTTTTGCATAATTGCACATATTGATCACGGTAAAAGCACACTAGCTGACCGTCTATTAGAATATACTGGAACCATTACCCAACGTGAGGCTCAGGCTCAATTGCTGGATAATATGGATTTAGAACGTGAACGTGGGATCACGATAAAAAGCCACGCCATTCAGATGAATTATAAGGTTGGTGATATTGAATACAATTTCAACCTGATTGATACGCCTGGTCACGTAGATTTCTCTTATGAGGTTTCTCGTTCCATTGCAGCTTGCGAAGGTGCTTTACTTATTGTGGATGCATCTCAGGGAATTCAGGCACAGACCATTTCCAACTTATACCTTGCGCTAGAGCACGATCTTGAAATTATCCCTATTTTAAATAAAATGGATTTACCTGGGGCTATGCCTGAGGAAGTAAAAGATCAGATTATTGACTTAATCGGCTGTAAACGTGAGGATATTATTCCTGCATCAGGTAAAACTGGAATGGGAATCCCAGATATCATTCAAGCTATTGTAGACCGTGTTCCAGCACCAGTTGGTGATCCTGAAGCACCTCTTCAAGCATTGATCTTTGACTCTGTTTTCAATCCATTCAGAGGAATCATTGCCTATTATAAAGTAGTCAATGGTCAAATTAAAAAAGGCGATAAAGTTAAATTTATCAATACAGGTAAACAATATTTAGCCGATGAGGTAGGTATCCTTAAACTGGATATGTCGCCAAGAAGCGTTGTTAAAACCGGTGATGTAGGTTATATCATCTCTGGAATTAAGGAAGCACGTGAGGTAAAAGTTGGAGATACCATCACTACCGTAGACAGACCTTCAACAGATTCAATTCAAGGTTTCGAAGAGGTTAAACCCATGGTTTTCGCTGGTATTTATCCGGTAGATACTGATGAGTTTGAGGAATTGCGTGAAGCTATGCATAAATTGCAGCTGAATGATGCCTCTATCGTTTTCGAACCTGAAAGTTCTGCAGCATTAGGCTTTGGTTTCCGTTGCGGATTCCTGGGTATGCTACACATGGAGATCATCCAGGAGCGCTTAGAGCGTGAGTTCAACATGACTGTGATCACTACTGTACCCAACGTATCTTACATTGCCAAGACTACTAAAGGCGAGGTGATTTCTGTAAATAATCCATCAGATTTACCAGATCCAAGTAAATTGGATGCGGTAGAAGAACCTTTTATTAAAGCAAATATCATTACCAAGGCTGACTTTGTGGGCCCGGTAATGTCACTATGTATCCAGAAGAGGGGAATTATTGTCAACCAGTCTTACCTGACTTCAGATCGTGTAGAGCTTGTTTTTGAGATGCCTATGGGAGAGATTGTTTTCGACTTCTATGATAAACTAAAAACAATTTCTAAAGGATATGCTTCATTTGACTATCATCAGATTGGTTACCGTAAATCTGACTTGGTCAGATTAGATATGTTATTGAATGAAGAACCTGTTGATGCTTTATCCTCCTTAATTCACCGCAGCAATGCTTATGATTTTGGAAAGAAAATCTGTGAAAAACTAAGGGAATTAATTCCACGTCAGCAATTCGAGATTAAAATCCAGGCCTCTATTGGTGCAAAAGTTATCGCCAGAGAAACACTAAGCGCGCTTCGTAAAGATGTGACCGCTAAATGTTATGGTGGTGATATTTCACGTAAACGTAAGCTTCTTGAAAAGCAAAAGGCTGGTAAAAAACGTATGCGTCAGGTGGGTAATGTGGAAATTCCACAATCTGCTTTTATGGCCGTACTTAAATTAGATTAA
- a CDS encoding copper homeostasis protein CutC: MIQMEVCANSLSSALAAQEGGAVRVEFCDNLPEGGTTPSYGQLKLAKELLHILVYPIIRPRGGDFLYSDLEFSIMKEDIKICKSLNCDGVVFGILHADGSIDKARCAELVELAKPMKVTFHRAFDMCNNLEQGLEDLIKLGCERVLTSGAAPSALAGVGQIKALIKQAAGRISIMPGAGIHTDNVTEIIRITGAKEFHASAKYAVKSAMEFRNPSLSMGTSEDEFSYDLTNTQTVENLIRLANS, encoded by the coding sequence ATGATTCAAATGGAAGTATGCGCCAACTCCCTTTCTTCTGCCTTGGCAGCACAGGAAGGCGGCGCAGTAAGGGTAGAATTTTGCGACAATTTACCAGAGGGAGGCACTACCCCAAGCTATGGGCAGCTCAAGCTGGCAAAAGAATTACTGCACATTTTAGTGTATCCGATCATCCGCCCCAGAGGTGGAGATTTTTTGTATTCTGATTTAGAATTCAGCATCATGAAGGAAGACATTAAAATCTGTAAATCATTAAATTGTGATGGAGTAGTGTTTGGCATTCTTCATGCAGATGGCAGTATCGATAAAGCCCGCTGTGCGGAGTTAGTTGAACTGGCCAAGCCTATGAAAGTCACTTTCCATCGGGCCTTTGACATGTGCAATAACCTGGAACAAGGTCTGGAAGACCTGATCAAATTGGGCTGTGAAAGGGTACTGACCTCAGGTGCTGCTCCTTCGGCTTTAGCAGGCGTTGGACAGATCAAAGCCTTAATTAAACAGGCTGCAGGAAGAATCAGCATCATGCCTGGTGCAGGTATTCATACAGACAACGTCACAGAAATCATCCGGATTACCGGTGCTAAAGAGTTCCATGCTTCTGCCAAATATGCGGTAAAAAGCGCTATGGAATTCAGAAATCCGAGCTTAAGTATGGGCACCAGCGAAGATGAATTCAGCTACGACCTGACCAATACCCAAACCGTAGAGAACCTGATCCGACTGGCCAATTCCTAG